The following proteins come from a genomic window of Sorghum bicolor cultivar BTx623 chromosome 3, Sorghum_bicolor_NCBIv3, whole genome shotgun sequence:
- the LOC8057429 gene encoding serine/threonine-protein kinase STY8, with protein sequence MAAANGMKVALHRQVSGGSMKHNAELRRQASLESPRTGRATSRFLFGRQSSMDPNRRRGRSQSPVGSGTPAEDLSVPENLDATMQLLFFACQGDALGVEGLLRSGVDVNSINLDGRTALHIAACEGHRDVVRILLSWKANIDARDRWGSTAVADAKFYGHSKVYELLKIHGAKVPRTKRTPMMVSVPGEIPEYELNPGEVQFRRGCDITPGMYHIAKWNGTKVSVKILDRDGCSDQEAANSFRHELTVLEKVRHPNVVQFVGAVTQSIPMMIVSELHEEKDLSVCIQKKGKLHAHKVLRYGLDIARGMTYLHQCKPDPIIHCDLKPKHIFLDSGGNLKIAGFGVIRVSKIGPDKVRLINHGALVDSFSYHTAPELYRNDAFDSSVDAYSFGFILYEMVEGSVRTPEDSGHTIRFEGMRPPLKGKLKGYPPDFKALVEECWHPQAMARPTFSEIIIRLDKIYSHCDSKGSWKESLKLWK encoded by the exons ATGGCGGCAGCGAACGGCATGAAGGTGGCGCTGCACCGGCAGGTCTCCGGGGGCTCGATGAAGCACAACGCCGAGCTCCGGCGGCAGGCGTCGCTCGAGTCCCCGCGGACGGGGCGGGCCACCAGCCGGTTCCTGTTCGGGCGGCAGTCATCCATGGACCCGAACCGGCGGCGCGGCCGGAGCCAGAGCCCCGTGGGGTCGGGCACGCCGGCGGAGGACCTGAGCGTGCCGGAAAACCTCGACGCCACCATGCAGCTGCTCTTCTTCGCGTGCCAGGGCGACGCGCTGGGCGTCGAGGGCCTGCTGCGGAGCGGCGTCGACGTCAACAGCATCAACCTCGACGGCCGCACCGCGCTGCACATCGCCGCCTGCGAGGGCCACCGCGACGTCGTCAGGATTCTGCTCAGCTGGAAGGCCAACATCGACGCGCGCGACCGCTGGGGAAGCACG GCAGTAGCTGATGCCAAGTTTTACGGCCACTCCAAGGTCTACGAACTCTTGAAAATTCATGGTGCAAAGGTTCCG AGAACCAAGAGGACACCAATGATGGTCTCGGTCCCAGGCGAGATACCAGAGTACGAGTTGAACCCCGGAGAGGTCCAATTCCGGCGAGGCTGTGATATTACACCG GGCATGTACCATATCGCGAAATGGAATGGCACCAAGGTTTCTGTAAAAATACTTGACAGAGACGGTTGCTCCGATCAAGAAGCCGC AAACTCTTTTAGGCATGAACTGACTGTACTGGAGAAAGTCCGACACCCTAATGTCGTTCAGTTCGTCGGAGCCGTCACTCAGAGCATACCTATGATGATTGTTTCTGAACTTCATGAAGAG AAAGACTTATCAGTCTGTATCCAGAAGAAAGGAAAGTTACATGCTCACAAGGTGCTAAGATATGGCCTTGATATTGCCAG GGGCATGACCTATCTCCATCAGTGCAAACCGGACCCCATCATCCACTGCGACCTAAAGCCAAA ACATATCTTCCTGGATAGTGGAGGCAACCTGAAAATTGCGGGATTCGGAGTGATAAGGGTGTCAAAGATCGGGCCCGACAAAGTGAGACTGATCAACCATGGTGCTCTCGTTGATAGCTTCA GCTACCACACTGCACCTGAGCTGTACAGAAACGACGCGTTCGACTCCAGCGTCGATGCCTACTCATTCGGCTTCATCCTCTATGAG ATGGTTGAAGGATCAGTGAGGACGCCAGAGGATTCAGGACACACGATCCGGTTCGAGGGGATGCGGCCACCACTCAAGGGCAAGCTCAAGGGCTATCCTCCAGACTTCAAAGC GCTGGTGGAGGAATGCTGGCACCCGCAGGCCATGGCTCGGCCGACATTCTCGGAGATCATCATCCGGCTGGACAAGATCTACAGCCACTGCGACAGCAAAGGGAGCTGGAAGGAGTCGCTCAAGCTTTG GAAATGA
- the LOC8078663 gene encoding BTB/POZ and TAZ domain-containing protein 3, with protein MECLEFDCSDLFLDGDAIDFPLEIHLESNSSAGAKAAPDHRRHAQLHRSKAPDPPPLPGTSYDAWRISRKAKACRRVPEGVVDSWDRLFLQGYQSDLRVWTDDDTEILSHSCVLGVKSPVLRAMLEEAKLKDGFRCIRISGAPSEAVCVFIRFLYSSRFEQEQMKKHVLHLLVLSHVFSVPSLKTVCIDQLERNFLAPDNVVDMLQLARLCDAPRLSLVCTRMIIGDFKTISLTDGWKVMRRVNPTMEQELLESLVETDTKRQERAKRMEEKKVYLQLHEAMEALVHICRDGCRTIGPRDQALKGSLAAACKFPACKGIELLVRHFSTCRVRVPGGCANCKRMWQLLELHSRMCFIPDTCKVPLCRHFKEKMRNLGRKEETKWNLLVCKVLESRGTMAFMPERRKKLSILTPAGSCHVAPLVGPI; from the exons ATGGAATGCCTTGAGTTTGATTGTTCTGATTTATTCCTGGATGGCGATGCGATCGACTTCCCATTGGAAATCCATCTTGAGTCCAACAGTTCAGCAGGCGCCAAAGCTGCGCCGGATCATAGGCGGCATGCTCAGCTTCATCGCAGCAAGGCCCCTGATCCGCCACCGTTGCCTGGAACCTCTTATGACGCGTGGAGAATTTCTAGGAAGGCAAAGGCTTGTCGCCGCGTCCCTGAAGGCGTCGTCGATTCCTGGGACAGGTTGTTCTTGCAGGGATACCAATCTGATCTCCGTGTTTGGACAGACGATGACACTGAAATTCTTTCACATTCCTGTGTTCTT GGTGTCAAATCTCCTGTTCTGAGAGCTATGTTGGAGGAAGCCAAATTGAAAGATGGTTTTCGGTGTATTCGTATTTCTGGCGCGCCTTCAGAAGCAGTCTGTGTTTTCATCAGATTTCTTTACTCTTCACG TTTTGAGCAGGAACAGATGAAGAAGCACGTTCTGCATTTGCTTGTACTCTCCCATGTTTTCTCGGTGCCATCTCTGAAGACGGTCTGCATCGACCAACTCGAGAGGAATTTCCTTGCTCCTGACAACGTGGTAGACATGCTGCAACTTGCCAGATTGTGTGACGCGCCTCGGCTCTCGCTCGTCTGCACCCGGATGATCATCGGGGATTTCAAGACCATCTCTCTGACGGATGGGTGGAAAGTAATGAGACGGGTCAATCCTACTATGGAACAGGAGTTGCTCGAGTCTCTTGTCGAAACCGATACA AAAAGGCAGGAAAGAGCTAAAAGGATGGAAGAAAAGAAGGTCTATCTGCAATTGCACGAAGCAATGGAGGCCCTTGTCCACATATGCCGAGACGGATGCAGGACGATCGGGCCTCGAGATCAAGCGCTCAAGGGCAGTCTAGCAGCTGCCTGCAAGTTTCCGGCCTGCAAGGGCATCGAGCTGCTCGTGCGCCACTTCTCGACCTGCAGAGTTCGGGTGCCTGGTGGCTGTGCCAACTGCAAGCGaatgtggcagctcctcgagctGCATTCCCGCATGTGTTTCATCCCGGACACCTGCAAGGTTCCTCTCTGCAG GCATTTTAAGGAGAAAATGCGGAATCTGGGGAGGAAGGAAGAGACCAAATGGAACCTTTTGGTGTGCAAGGTACTGGAGAGCAGAGGAACCATGGCTTTTATGCCAGAAAGGAGAAAAAAATTATCAATCCTAACACCAGCTGGGAGTTGCCACGTGGCTCCTCTTGTAGGACCTATTTGA